The following proteins come from a genomic window of Paenibacillus antri:
- a CDS encoding four-carbon acid sugar kinase family protein: MTTSPVRRLISFYGDDFTGSTDSMEALMLGGVKTALFLEPPTRVLLDERFPDIQGFGVAGVSRSMTPAEMERELSPVFASLRDAGTPIVHYKMCSTFDSSPDIGSIGKAAELGRAAFGGDRPIPILVGAPALKRYTVFGNHFATAGDDTFRLDRHPTMSRHPVTPMNEADLRLHLGKQTTMSIALMDLLDLDGEEERVRERLRVRLSDRPDLVLFDVLDEARLERAGGLIWGGALEGGRFVIGSSGVEYALTAHWRRQGLISPDVSPFRRVGPAKQLFAVSGSCSPVTEAQIRYALRNGFVGIPVDANGFAAPDEAEAYRRRLLGRSLAVLAQGGSPLLYTALGPDGLETESLKRRMEAAGRTSLDTGRMIGEQLGKLTREVIERTGLPRFLAAGGDTSGYVARELGIYALSCLMPIAPGGPLCLSYADDPRFDGKELALKGGQVGREDYFVRVLEGR, encoded by the coding sequence ATGACGACATCGCCCGTAAGGCGATTGATCTCCTTCTATGGGGACGACTTCACCGGTTCCACGGATTCGATGGAAGCGCTGATGCTCGGCGGCGTGAAGACGGCGCTCTTCTTGGAGCCGCCGACGCGGGTGCTGCTCGACGAGCGGTTCCCGGACATACAAGGCTTCGGCGTCGCCGGCGTGAGCCGCTCGATGACGCCGGCGGAGATGGAGCGGGAGCTCTCGCCCGTCTTCGCCTCGCTGCGGGACGCCGGCACGCCGATCGTGCACTATAAGATGTGCTCGACGTTCGATTCCTCCCCGGACATCGGAAGCATCGGGAAGGCGGCGGAGCTCGGCCGGGCGGCGTTCGGCGGGGATCGGCCGATCCCGATTCTCGTCGGCGCACCGGCGCTGAAGCGGTATACCGTGTTCGGGAACCACTTCGCGACGGCAGGGGACGATACGTTCCGGCTCGACCGGCATCCGACGATGTCGCGCCATCCCGTCACGCCGATGAACGAAGCGGATTTGCGGCTGCATCTCGGGAAGCAGACGACGATGTCGATCGCGCTGATGGACCTTCTCGATCTCGACGGCGAGGAGGAACGCGTACGGGAACGTCTGCGCGTGCGGCTTTCGGACCGTCCCGATCTCGTGCTGTTCGACGTGCTCGACGAGGCGCGCCTCGAGCGGGCGGGGGGCCTGATTTGGGGAGGCGCGCTTGAGGGAGGGCGGTTCGTGATCGGCTCCTCCGGCGTGGAGTACGCGCTTACGGCGCATTGGCGCAGACAAGGGCTTATCTCCCCGGACGTCTCGCCGTTCCGGCGCGTCGGGCCGGCGAAGCAGCTGTTCGCGGTATCGGGCAGCTGCTCGCCCGTTACCGAGGCGCAGATTCGGTACGCGCTGCGAAACGGCTTCGTCGGCATTCCGGTGGACGCGAACGGCTTCGCGGCGCCGGACGAGGCCGAGGCGTATCGGCGGCGGCTGCTCGGGCGTTCGCTCGCGGTGCTGGCGCAAGGCGGCAGCCCGCTGCTGTATACCGCGCTGGGGCCGGACGGCCTCGAGACGGAGTCGCTGAAGCGCCGCATGGAGGCCGCGGGGCGAACGTCGCTCGATACGGGCCGCATGATCGGGGAGCAGCTCGGCAAGCTGACGCGCGAGGTGATCGAGCGGACGGGACTTCCGCGCTTTCTCGCCGCCGGCGGCGATACGTCGGGGTACGTCGCCCGCGAACTGGGCATCTATGCGCTGAGCTGCCTCATGCCGATCGCGCCCGGCGGTCCGCTCTGTCTCAGCTATGCGGACGACCCGCGCTTCGACGGCAAGGAGCTGGCGCTCAAGGGCGGCCAGGTCGGGCGGGAGGATTATTTCGTGCGCGTGCTGGAAGGCCGATGA
- a CDS encoding phosphogluconate dehydrogenase C-terminal domain-containing protein translates to MATPCIALIGAGGKMGCRIADNLKKGDRFVHYVEIGERGIARLAERGLRATPLEEAVAEADIVVLAIPDVAIGDVSAGIVPQMKSGAMLMVLDPAAAYLGKLPSREDVAYFVAHPCHPPVFNDETTPEAKSDLFGGVAAKQAIVCALMQGPESDYEVGERLAAEMYAPVMRSHRITVEQMAVLEPTMAETIGAMMATLLGEAMDEAVRCGVPYEAAKDFMLGHINIELAVVFNRVNPFSDACLVAIDYGRRAMIKENWKQLFRPESIREQIDVMLHPEKLKGL, encoded by the coding sequence ATGGCTACTCCATGCATTGCGTTAATCGGCGCCGGCGGCAAGATGGGCTGCAGAATCGCGGACAACCTGAAGAAAGGCGATCGGTTCGTGCATTACGTGGAGATCGGGGAGCGGGGCATCGCCCGGCTGGCGGAGCGAGGACTCCGCGCGACGCCTCTCGAGGAGGCCGTCGCCGAAGCGGATATCGTCGTGCTCGCCATCCCGGACGTCGCGATCGGCGATGTCTCGGCTGGGATCGTGCCCCAGATGAAGTCCGGCGCCATGCTCATGGTGCTGGACCCGGCCGCCGCTTATCTGGGCAAGCTGCCCTCGCGCGAGGACGTCGCGTACTTCGTGGCGCATCCGTGCCATCCGCCGGTATTCAACGACGAGACGACGCCGGAAGCGAAGAGCGACTTGTTCGGCGGCGTCGCCGCCAAGCAGGCGATCGTGTGCGCGTTGATGCAGGGACCGGAATCGGATTACGAGGTCGGCGAACGTCTCGCCGCCGAGATGTACGCGCCGGTTATGCGCTCGCATCGGATCACCGTGGAGCAGATGGCGGTCCTCGAGCCGACGATGGCGGAGACGATCGGGGCGATGATGGCTACGCTGCTAGGCGAAGCGATGGACGAAGCGGTGCGGTGCGGCGTACCGTACGAAGCCGCCAAGGACTTCATGTTGGGCCATATCAACATCGAGCTCGCCGTCGTCTTTAATCGGGTCAATCCGTTTTCGGACGCATGCCTCGTCGCCATCGATTACGGCCGCCGGGCGATGATCAAGGAAAATTGGAAGCAGCTGTTCCGGCCGGAAAGCATTCGCGAGCAGATCGACGTCATGCTTCACCCGGAGAAATTGAAGGGGCTCTGA
- a CDS encoding penicillin-binding transpeptidase domain-containing protein: MRRYALLLCLFSFWVLASCEPKAKPEEVFAEYIEDWRQGRYERMYELLAEPVRAELSKEQFVTRYRSIYEGIGMSRLEITPAPIDESQTAGGPLDKRSYPYRVEMDTVAGPIAFEGTVPISKSKETNHEWKVDWSPSLLFPSMEEGDRVFVRRLKAERGTIYDGFDRELAANGTVEVLGIVPGQLGEDRERTIAALAEKVAIPETVINDKLSAPWVEDELFVPIVNMTVERLKHDYSELKGVTIREESARVYPYGEAAAHLTGYIRPVTAEDLEKHAGRYEPNDMIGKAGLEHIYEQRLRGRDGVEIAIVQADGQRRETLAIVEATPGEDIRLTIDAELQRSMYYSFEGDAGTAAAVHPKSGEIFALVSSPAYDPNLFITGLSSEQWTSWNEDPKKPLLNRFTSLYVPGSVFKPITAAVGLKLGVSAVDETKAIDGLRWTKDESWGNYYVKRVRDVPVESLTDAIVNSDNIYLAQEALEIGAERFSREASMFGFDRPLPIPYPFPEASLSNDGIDDEILLADSAYGQGEVLMSSLHVALAYTPFVNNGIMVKPVLEYSDDGPALGEAWGEPILDSETAAAMNRMLLEVVEHPAGTGHRASIEGRRIAGKTGTAELKKSKGEAGQENGWFVAYEAERGELLLAAMIEDVRNRGGSAHVVRKTAKVLKEYFHGRE, translated from the coding sequence ATGAGGCGGTACGCCTTGCTATTGTGTCTCTTCTCCTTTTGGGTTTTGGCGAGCTGCGAACCGAAGGCGAAACCGGAAGAAGTATTCGCCGAGTATATCGAGGATTGGCGACAGGGGCGATACGAGCGTATGTATGAATTGTTGGCGGAACCCGTACGAGCCGAGCTTTCGAAAGAACAATTCGTTACCAGATATCGCTCGATCTACGAAGGAATCGGAATGAGCCGGTTGGAGATTACGCCTGCGCCGATCGACGAATCGCAGACGGCTGGCGGTCCTCTGGACAAACGATCGTACCCTTACCGTGTGGAGATGGATACGGTCGCGGGTCCGATCGCTTTCGAAGGCACAGTCCCGATCTCGAAAAGCAAGGAAACGAATCATGAATGGAAGGTGGATTGGAGCCCGTCGCTGCTGTTCCCGTCGATGGAGGAAGGGGATCGAGTGTTCGTCCGAAGGCTAAAGGCGGAACGGGGAACGATCTACGACGGTTTCGACCGGGAATTGGCTGCGAACGGCACCGTCGAAGTACTCGGAATCGTTCCGGGCCAGCTCGGGGAGGACAGGGAGCGAACGATCGCCGCTCTTGCGGAGAAGGTAGCGATACCCGAAACCGTCATCAACGACAAACTGTCGGCTCCATGGGTCGAAGACGAGCTCTTCGTACCGATCGTTAATATGACCGTGGAGCGGCTGAAGCACGATTACAGCGAGCTTAAGGGGGTAACGATCCGCGAGGAGTCCGCAAGGGTTTACCCGTATGGCGAGGCCGCCGCTCATCTCACCGGGTATATCCGACCGGTCACGGCCGAGGATCTCGAGAAACATGCGGGCCGGTACGAACCGAACGACATGATCGGGAAAGCCGGTTTGGAACATATATACGAGCAACGGCTCAGGGGAAGAGACGGCGTCGAAATCGCAATCGTTCAGGCGGACGGGCAGCGCAGAGAGACGCTTGCCATCGTCGAGGCGACGCCGGGGGAGGACATTCGGCTCACGATCGACGCCGAGCTTCAGCGGTCGATGTATTACTCGTTCGAGGGCGATGCGGGGACGGCGGCGGCCGTCCATCCGAAGAGCGGCGAAATTTTCGCTTTGGTCAGCAGCCCGGCGTACGACCCGAATCTCTTCATCACGGGACTTTCGTCCGAACAGTGGACGTCTTGGAACGAGGACCCGAAGAAGCCGCTGCTGAATCGGTTTACCAGCTTGTACGTACCCGGCTCCGTCTTCAAGCCGATCACCGCCGCCGTCGGTTTGAAACTCGGCGTCAGCGCCGTCGACGAGACGAAGGCGATCGACGGCTTGCGGTGGACGAAGGACGAAAGTTGGGGCAACTATTACGTGAAACGCGTAAGGGACGTACCGGTGGAAAGCTTGACGGACGCCATCGTCAATTCTGATAACATTTACCTGGCGCAGGAGGCGTTGGAGATCGGCGCGGAACGATTCAGCCGGGAGGCGAGCATGTTCGGCTTCGACCGTCCCCTGCCGATTCCGTATCCGTTCCCCGAAGCGAGTTTATCCAACGACGGCATCGACGACGAGATCCTGTTGGCCGACTCCGCATACGGGCAAGGGGAAGTATTGATGAGCTCGCTTCATGTGGCCTTGGCGTATACGCCGTTCGTCAATAACGGAATCATGGTGAAGCCGGTTCTGGAGTATTCGGACGACGGGCCGGCGCTGGGCGAAGCTTGGGGAGAACCGATTCTAGATTCGGAAACGGCCGCCGCGATGAACCGCATGCTGCTTGAAGTGGTGGAACATCCAGCGGGGACGGGACATCGAGCTTCGATCGAAGGACGCCGGATCGCGGGGAAGACGGGGACGGCCGAGTTAAAGAAGAGCAAGGGGGAAGCCGGTCAGGAGAACGGATGGTTCGTAGCTTACGAGGCGGAACGGGGGGAGCTGCTGCTGGCTGCGATGATCGAAGACGTGAGAAACCGCGGCGGGAGCGCTCATGTCGTGCGGAAGACGGCGAAGGTGCTCAAGGAGTATTTCCATGGGCGAGAGTAA
- a CDS encoding peptidoglycan D,D-transpeptidase FtsI family protein, whose product MGESKERPGQQYSRRDTVRRINLFFFVVFGMFCILVVKLAHVQLVQGEYMREAEQRTATRTVPIPPIRGGIFDAAGSPIASSVPTQALYFTLLPGMKAEDAEALAERLEDVFATYGDEDGMLRSDTILELMDLESNRSYAFTPRKLKYDLTKREVAYFMSHAAEYPQLEVAEESIRTYDASSIAVQLVGYLKTYDAAVQSLDFYKDKQKTDDPYTRYLGHELVGNDGLELLFQDLLRGKNGMKSIAVDATGRIAGPAVTIYPEKGADLYLTIHKQIQLETEKAIAEHLSYLRTAPFESGDRAPFARAGYAVAMEVDTGKVIAMASIPDYDPNVWRGGRIAQDEWSAIHSIVGNGAIRETYQQWESQEEANKHASSLVFLGSTQKPLTVLIGLAEGLITTDTRYRDAGAFAFGKKGTHRVSVRNDGGRNLGLLEPATALQKSSNAFMAEMIGNALYLRDGKEGVEIWDRYMKSFGLGVTTGSGLLGEQAGVAGYLAEADNASAQSALVYASFGQQGKYTALQLAQYTAVLANRGKRMKPQFAEKAVNAEGETVRTFEPAVLNEIRFPEPFWEEIEAGMKSNVQGFDGVTYTFRRKTGTSEQDVSGGRVENAVFIGYAPAEKPKVAVAVVVPEGGYGGRGAAPIARKIFDAYQAVYGF is encoded by the coding sequence ATGGGCGAGAGTAAGGAGCGGCCCGGGCAGCAATACTCGAGACGGGATACCGTACGCCGCATCAACCTGTTTTTCTTCGTTGTCTTCGGAATGTTTTGCATCCTTGTCGTCAAGCTGGCTCACGTTCAATTGGTGCAAGGAGAATATATGCGAGAGGCGGAGCAGCGAACGGCGACAAGAACGGTCCCTATCCCACCGATTCGGGGAGGGATCTTCGACGCCGCCGGGAGTCCCATCGCTTCCTCGGTTCCGACGCAAGCGCTCTACTTCACCCTGCTCCCGGGAATGAAGGCGGAGGACGCGGAGGCGCTCGCCGAACGGCTGGAAGACGTCTTCGCGACCTACGGGGACGAAGACGGAATGCTTCGCTCGGATACCATTTTGGAGCTCATGGACCTCGAATCCAACCGCAGTTATGCGTTCACGCCCCGGAAATTGAAATACGACTTGACGAAACGCGAAGTCGCTTACTTCATGTCGCACGCGGCGGAGTACCCGCAGCTCGAGGTCGCCGAAGAAAGTATCCGGACGTACGATGCATCGTCGATCGCCGTACAGCTCGTCGGATACTTAAAGACGTACGACGCGGCGGTGCAAAGTTTGGATTTCTACAAAGACAAACAAAAGACGGATGATCCCTATACTCGATATTTGGGGCATGAGTTAGTCGGCAACGACGGTCTCGAGCTGTTGTTTCAGGATCTGCTGCGCGGGAAGAACGGCATGAAGTCGATCGCCGTCGACGCAACGGGGCGTATCGCGGGTCCCGCCGTTACGATTTACCCGGAGAAAGGCGCGGACCTCTATTTGACGATCCATAAGCAGATTCAATTAGAAACGGAGAAAGCGATCGCCGAGCATCTGTCTTATCTTCGAACCGCACCCTTCGAAAGCGGAGATCGGGCCCCGTTCGCGCGGGCCGGTTATGCGGTCGCCATGGAGGTGGATACCGGGAAGGTTATCGCCATGGCGAGCATACCGGACTACGATCCTAACGTATGGCGGGGAGGGCGCATCGCTCAGGACGAATGGAGCGCGATCCACTCGATCGTCGGCAACGGCGCGATTCGGGAAACCTATCAGCAGTGGGAATCCCAAGAGGAAGCGAATAAACATGCTTCGTCGTTGGTATTTCTCGGCTCGACGCAGAAGCCGTTGACCGTATTGATCGGATTGGCGGAAGGATTGATTACGACGGATACGCGATACCGGGACGCCGGGGCGTTCGCCTTCGGGAAGAAGGGAACGCATCGCGTCAGCGTAAGAAACGACGGAGGCCGGAACCTGGGCCTCCTGGAACCGGCGACCGCGTTGCAGAAGTCGTCCAATGCATTCATGGCGGAGATGATCGGCAATGCGCTGTATCTCCGCGACGGGAAGGAAGGCGTCGAAATTTGGGACCGATATATGAAGAGCTTCGGGCTAGGGGTGACGACGGGCAGCGGGCTGCTCGGGGAGCAGGCGGGGGTGGCGGGGTACTTGGCCGAAGCCGACAACGCCAGCGCGCAGTCCGCATTGGTCTACGCTTCGTTCGGGCAACAGGGGAAGTATACCGCGCTTCAACTCGCCCAATACACGGCCGTTCTGGCCAACCGCGGCAAGCGCATGAAGCCCCAATTCGCGGAGAAAGCCGTGAATGCCGAGGGGGAGACGGTTCGAACGTTCGAGCCCGCCGTGCTGAACGAAATTCGCTTTCCCGAACCGTTCTGGGAGGAGATCGAAGCGGGAATGAAGAGCAACGTGCAAGGTTTCGACGGCGTGACCTACACGTTCCGTCGGAAGACCGGTACGTCGGAGCAAGACGTAAGCGGCGGTCGAGTGGAAAATGCGGTGTTCATCGGATATGCGCCGGCGGAAAAACCGAAGGTAGCCGTCGCGGTCGTCGTACCCGAAGGGGGCTACGGCGGTCGGGGAGCGGCGCCCATCGCGCGGAAAATCTTTGATGCGTATCAAGCCGTCTACGGATTTTAG